In Flavobacterium sp. N3904, one DNA window encodes the following:
- a CDS encoding ImmA/IrrE family metallo-endopeptidase produces MEKIKVVNTIQYFTTVGEEIEDILLSNDIDRNSFLSYMNWNDTELGAITKVSKKEAIEIEKAINVEKISNYILQFQSNYKISYAKALLAYKENLKLYKKIEHLKDLLDNDFTDGIDLLEDISNFLDIENELEIFDRVKENIALYKISNFVPDNLNLYAWLKRGELDFYKKALENYNRNEFLSWIDSKEWEGNLYNIHYIKNQLPKKLEEFGVALVYTPYLNKTVFGAVRWFEGKPLVQVSDKGKCLATFWYTLFHEFGHVIKHENDEIFEGQADLSKSAINKKEKEANLFAYDFLFNGDNLRKSLFTYRNQYVDDDFIDSISRRFNVNKMFTAYWMKKAMIKSKTVKANIPSLQF; encoded by the coding sequence ATGGAAAAAATTAAAGTAGTTAACACGATTCAATACTTCACGACTGTTGGAGAAGAAATTGAAGATATATTATTATCAAATGATATAGATAGAAATTCTTTTCTATCATATATGAATTGGAATGATACAGAATTAGGGGCTATTACAAAAGTTTCCAAAAAAGAAGCTATTGAAATAGAGAAGGCTATCAATGTCGAAAAAATTTCAAATTATATTTTACAATTTCAAAGTAATTACAAAATTTCATATGCAAAAGCTTTATTAGCATATAAGGAAAATTTAAAGCTATATAAGAAAATTGAACATCTTAAAGATTTATTAGATAACGATTTTACGGATGGTATAGATCTTTTGGAGGATATTTCTAATTTTTTAGATATAGAAAACGAATTAGAAATATTTGATAGAGTTAAGGAAAATATTGCATTGTATAAAATTTCTAATTTTGTTCCCGATAATTTGAATTTATATGCTTGGTTAAAAAGAGGTGAATTAGATTTTTATAAAAAAGCTTTAGAAAATTATAATAGAAACGAATTCTTATCTTGGATAGATAGTAAAGAATGGGAAGGAAATTTATATAATATTCATTATATTAAAAATCAATTGCCTAAAAAATTAGAAGAATTTGGAGTTGCTTTGGTTTATACTCCATACTTAAATAAAACAGTCTTTGGAGCAGTCAGATGGTTTGAAGGAAAGCCATTGGTTCAAGTTTCTGATAAAGGTAAATGCCTTGCTACTTTTTGGTATACATTATTTCATGAATTTGGACATGTTATTAAACATGAAAATGATGAAATATTTGAAGGTCAAGCTGATTTAAGTAAATCTGCAATTAATAAAAAAGAAAAAGAAGCTAATCTATTTGCTTATGATTTTCTTTTTAATGGTGATAATTTGCGAAAATCTTTATTTACTTATCGTAATCAATATGTTGACGATGATTTTATTGATAGCATTTCAAGGCGTTTCAACGTAAATAAAATGTTTACTGCATATTGGATGAAAAAAGCAATGATAAAATCTAAAACAGTTAAAGCTAATATTCCCTCTTTACAATTTTAG
- a CDS encoding NAD(P)H-dependent glycerol-3-phosphate dehydrogenase: MADNLKFAVIGGGSWATAIAKMLCVNLPEISWYMRNDAAIEHIKTYKHNPNYLSSVEFDNTKLKLTNDINEAVAYADYIIFAIPSAFLNGELEKLTVSLKDKIIFSAIKGIVPETSLIVGEHFHYKYDIPYYNIGVITGPCHAEEVALERLSYLTIACGDPDKASIVAKNLSGNYIKAKITDDIIGTEYAAMLKNIYAVAAGIAHGLGYGDNFQSVIMSNAIREMKRFIKKVHKMKRNINDSAYLGDLLVTGYSIFSRNRMFGNMIGKGYTVKSAQMEMSMVAEGYYAVKSAYKLNQGYGAKTPIIDAVYAILYEGKEAKAVFKKLTEELD; this comes from the coding sequence ATGGCCGATAATTTAAAATTTGCAGTAATTGGCGGCGGAAGCTGGGCTACTGCCATAGCTAAAATGTTGTGCGTAAATCTTCCCGAGATTTCATGGTATATGCGAAATGACGCTGCTATAGAACACATTAAAACTTATAAACACAATCCAAATTATTTAAGTTCTGTTGAGTTTGACAACACAAAACTCAAACTTACGAATGACATCAATGAAGCGGTTGCTTATGCCGATTACATCATTTTTGCAATTCCTTCTGCATTCTTGAATGGTGAATTGGAAAAATTGACGGTTTCTCTGAAAGACAAAATCATTTTTTCAGCCATAAAAGGAATTGTGCCTGAAACCAGTTTGATTGTGGGAGAACATTTTCACTATAAATACGACATTCCTTATTACAACATAGGTGTGATTACTGGACCTTGTCACGCAGAAGAAGTAGCGCTAGAAAGACTTTCATATTTAACAATTGCTTGCGGTGACCCAGACAAAGCCTCTATAGTTGCCAAAAATTTATCCGGCAATTATATCAAAGCAAAAATCACTGATGATATTATAGGAACAGAATATGCCGCAATGCTAAAAAATATTTATGCTGTTGCTGCCGGTATTGCACACGGATTGGGATATGGTGATAATTTTCAATCGGTTATTATGAGTAATGCAATTCGCGAGATGAAAAGATTCATCAAGAAAGTGCATAAAATGAAACGTAACATCAATGACTCTGCCTATTTGGGCGATTTATTGGTTACCGGTTATTCTATTTTTTCGAGAAACAGAATGTTCGGTAATATGATTGGAAAAGGATATACTGTAAAATCGGCTCAAATGGAAATGAGTATGGTTGCCGAAGGTTATTATGCCGTAAAAAGTGCTTATAAACTCAACCAAGGCTATGGGGCCAAAACACCAATTATAGATGCTGTTTATGCCATCTTATATGAAGGCAAAGAAGCCAAAGCCGTGTTCAAAAAATTGACCGAGGAATTGGATTAA
- a CDS encoding type 1 glutamine amidotransferase domain-containing protein, whose protein sequence is MKKITVLIILTLTVGCFVATAQKQNNKKMKKVLFVVTSHDQLGNTGEKTGFWTEELAAPYYALLDQGVAIDIATPKGGQPPIDPKSADPASATEDTKRFDADTVLLEKLKNTKKLADVNQADYDAVFYPGGHGPLWDLVEDTTSIALIESFYIHKKPVAFVCHAPAALKNVKVNGEFLVKGKKITGFANTEEEAVGLTKIVPFLLEDALQANGGIYSKVADWHPYAVEDGLLITGQNPASSKLVAELLLTQLNSKK, encoded by the coding sequence ATGAAAAAAATAACAGTATTAATAATTCTAACATTAACCGTGGGTTGCTTTGTGGCAACTGCACAAAAACAAAATAACAAGAAGATGAAAAAAGTATTATTTGTAGTTACGAGTCACGATCAATTGGGTAACACAGGAGAAAAAACAGGTTTTTGGACAGAAGAATTGGCAGCACCTTATTACGCTTTACTTGATCAAGGCGTAGCAATAGACATTGCAACTCCAAAAGGAGGACAACCACCAATTGACCCAAAAAGTGCTGATCCAGCATCGGCAACCGAAGACACTAAACGATTTGACGCCGACACTGTTTTATTGGAAAAACTAAAAAATACCAAAAAATTAGCAGACGTTAATCAAGCAGATTACGATGCGGTTTTTTACCCTGGAGGTCACGGACCACTTTGGGATTTGGTCGAAGATACAACTTCTATTGCGTTGATTGAGTCTTTTTATATCCATAAAAAACCAGTTGCTTTTGTGTGTCACGCACCAGCTGCTTTGAAAAACGTAAAAGTAAATGGAGAATTTCTAGTAAAAGGGAAAAAAATAACTGGATTCGCCAATACCGAAGAAGAAGCAGTTGGATTGACCAAAATCGTTCCTTTCTTATTGGAAGATGCATTGCAAGCCAATGGAGGAATCTACAGTAAAGTTGCCGATTGGCACCCTTATGCTGTAGAAGATGGTTTACTAATTACAGGTCAAAATCCAGCTTCGTCTAAATTAGTGGCGGAATTATTATTAACGCAATTGAATTCAAAAAAATAA
- a CDS encoding iron-containing alcohol dehydrogenase, whose amino-acid sequence MLNFELYNPTKLVFGKGQIEKLPILIPANAKILLAYGGGSIFKNGIHEQVRKSLEGYEIVEFGGIEANPHFETLMKAVAVIREQKINFILAVGGGSVIDGVKFISAAVPFEGEPIDILKKRILFKEGSNVIPFGTVLTLPATGSEMNSGSVVTIAATQEKLDFGGSALFPKFSICDPTVIASLPKRQLQNGVIDAYTHVLEQYLTYVHEGFLQDRIAESILQTLIQIGPDVVEKPTDYALASNFMWSCTMALNGLIQKGVPSDWATHMIGHELTALYGIDHARTLAIIGPNLYKVMFESKKEKLAQYGKRVFNLAGSEEEIAEAAIEKTIAFFHTMGMKTLLSENAENFEKTADFIVNRFEKRGWKALGEKQNITLEKVREIVTMSY is encoded by the coding sequence ATGTTAAATTTCGAGTTATATAATCCTACCAAATTGGTTTTTGGTAAAGGACAAATAGAAAAATTACCAATCTTGATCCCTGCGAATGCAAAAATTCTTCTCGCTTATGGTGGTGGAAGTATTTTTAAAAATGGAATCCACGAGCAAGTTCGAAAAAGTCTGGAAGGATATGAAATTGTTGAATTTGGAGGAATTGAAGCCAATCCGCATTTTGAGACTTTGATGAAAGCCGTTGCTGTCATCAGAGAGCAAAAAATTAATTTTATTCTCGCTGTTGGTGGCGGAAGCGTTATCGATGGTGTGAAATTTATTTCGGCAGCTGTTCCTTTTGAAGGAGAACCAATTGACATACTTAAAAAGCGAATTCTTTTCAAAGAAGGATCAAATGTAATTCCGTTTGGTACTGTTTTGACTTTGCCGGCAACGGGTAGCGAAATGAATTCAGGTTCCGTTGTAACAATTGCTGCAACTCAAGAAAAACTGGATTTTGGAGGTTCGGCTTTATTTCCAAAATTTTCAATTTGCGACCCAACAGTTATTGCTTCTTTACCCAAAAGGCAATTGCAAAACGGAGTGATCGATGCTTACACACATGTTCTGGAGCAATACCTGACGTATGTACACGAAGGTTTTTTGCAGGATAGAATTGCAGAAAGCATTTTGCAGACTTTAATTCAAATAGGACCAGATGTAGTAGAGAAACCAACCGATTATGCTTTAGCATCCAATTTTATGTGGAGCTGCACTATGGCTCTAAACGGACTGATTCAGAAAGGGGTTCCTTCAGACTGGGCAACTCATATGATTGGTCACGAATTGACCGCACTTTATGGTATTGATCATGCCCGAACTTTGGCAATTATTGGACCTAACTTATACAAAGTAATGTTTGAATCCAAAAAAGAAAAATTGGCACAATACGGAAAACGCGTTTTTAATTTAGCAGGAAGTGAAGAAGAAATTGCTGAAGCTGCCATAGAAAAAACAATAGCTTTCTTTCATACTATGGGAATGAAAACCTTGTTATCTGAAAACGCTGAAAATTTTGAAAAAACAGCCGATTTTATAGTGAATCGTTTTGAAAAAAGAGGTTGGAAAGCCTTGGGAGAAAAACAGAATATTACATTAGAAAAAGTAAGAGAGATTGTTACGATGAGTTATTAA
- a CDS encoding LysR family transcriptional regulator, producing MVNLEWYRTFKSVYKNGNFSLAAKELFISQPAVSQQIVMLEAHVGYKLFNRKSKGVEPTEYAKLLNNLIIDALDRLENVENGFRAKAFNANRLLSVGISRHLMSGIGSTLVAKFDFIDFTFHTNDALFDLVNSKKLDFAIVTKKFDTFDTIQKKVGDIKQVIVGSTNIDLSDLKLNIKIKDYVAVENWLNDQKWYSHDAGIPHIKLFWLHVFAKKRPSMVANYIIPSEYEMLEILSKNTGVAVTWNINAKKLIQENKLQLVWNSKEMPNTEVFLLSGKNDNLSSIFQDIETEVRAVLE from the coding sequence ATGGTCAATCTGGAATGGTATCGGACATTTAAATCTGTTTATAAAAACGGAAATTTTTCTTTGGCAGCCAAAGAATTATTTATAAGTCAACCAGCTGTAAGTCAGCAAATAGTGATGTTGGAGGCACATGTTGGTTACAAGCTTTTCAATCGAAAGTCCAAGGGGGTTGAACCGACAGAATATGCTAAGTTACTCAATAATTTAATCATTGATGCCTTAGATCGACTGGAAAATGTAGAAAACGGTTTTCGAGCCAAAGCTTTCAATGCCAATCGGTTATTGTCGGTCGGTATTTCCAGACATTTGATGAGCGGTATCGGGAGCACTTTGGTTGCTAAATTTGATTTTATCGATTTTACATTCCATACTAATGATGCGTTGTTTGATTTGGTGAATTCCAAAAAACTTGATTTTGCTATTGTGACCAAGAAGTTCGACACTTTTGATACGATTCAGAAAAAGGTGGGCGATATCAAACAAGTCATTGTAGGTTCTACCAATATTGATCTTTCTGATTTAAAATTAAATATAAAAATTAAAGATTATGTTGCTGTTGAAAACTGGTTAAACGATCAAAAATGGTACAGTCATGATGCCGGAATTCCGCACATTAAATTATTTTGGCTGCATGTTTTTGCTAAAAAAAGACCCTCGATGGTGGCCAATTATATTATTCCTTCCGAATATGAAATGCTGGAAATCCTTAGCAAAAATACTGGAGTTGCAGTTACATGGAATATCAATGCAAAAAAATTGATTCAAGAAAATAAATTGCAATTGGTATGGAACAGCAAAGAAATGCCCAATACTGAAGTGTTTTTGTTGTCGGGCAAAAATGATAATTTGAGTTCCATTTTTCAGGATATTGAAACAGAAGTAAGGGCAGTTCTTGAATAA
- the nadD gene encoding nicotinate (nicotinamide) nucleotide adenylyltransferase, with amino-acid sequence MKIGLYFGTFNPIHVGHLIIANHMAEHADLDQVWMVVTPHNPLKKKSTLLDDYHRLQMVYLATEDFPKIKPSDIEFKLSQPNYTVNTLVHLQEKYPDYEFSLIMGEDNLKSLHKWKNYEVILAHHDIYVYPRISLETDNLELKNHPKIHLIDAPVVEISSTNIRNTIKKGKNVKPLLPHKVWEYIDHNNFYKK; translated from the coding sequence ATGAAAATCGGACTTTATTTCGGAACGTTTAATCCCATTCATGTTGGGCATCTTATCATTGCCAATCACATGGCGGAACATGCCGATTTGGATCAGGTCTGGATGGTCGTAACGCCACACAATCCATTGAAAAAGAAAAGTACTTTACTTGACGATTACCATCGTTTGCAAATGGTTTATCTCGCCACTGAGGATTTTCCCAAAATAAAACCTTCGGATATTGAGTTCAAATTATCGCAGCCCAATTATACGGTAAATACGCTAGTTCATTTACAGGAAAAATATCCAGATTATGAATTTTCATTAATCATGGGAGAAGACAATTTGAAATCATTGCACAAATGGAAAAACTATGAAGTGATTTTGGCGCACCATGATATTTATGTCTATCCAAGGATTTCACTAGAGACAGATAATTTGGAACTAAAAAACCATCCCAAAATCCATTTGATTGATGCTCCAGTTGTAGAAATATCCTCGACCAACATTCGAAATACAATCAAAAAAGGAAAAAATGTTAAGCCCTTACTACCACACAAAGTTTGGGAATACATTGATCATAATAACTTTTACAAAAAGTAG
- a CDS encoding helix-turn-helix domain-containing protein, which translates to MIYTKDKEYLIRFGKHLKKMREEKGMSQEELANLAEVSLPQITRIERGVINPTICTIKSLAIGLGIETSLMFRFENEL; encoded by the coding sequence GTGATATATACCAAGGACAAAGAATATCTAATAAGATTCGGAAAACATCTAAAAAAGATGCGAGAAGAAAAAGGTATGTCCCAAGAAGAGCTTGCTAATTTGGCTGAAGTTTCATTACCTCAAATTACTAGAATTGAGCGAGGTGTAATAAATCCAACTATATGCACTATTAAATCTTTGGCAATTGGTTTAGGAATTGAAACATCTTTAATGTTCAGATTTGAAAATGAACTTTGA
- a CDS encoding YicC/YloC family endoribonuclease, with the protein MIQSMTGFGKATLQLPSKKITVEVKSLNSKGLDLNVRMPSVYREMELGLRNQIALKLERGKVDFSIFIESTAEQTSTKVNVPIVKAYINQLREVYADADETELMKMAVRMPDTMKIERDEIDENDWIQIQTVIEEALQNILTFRKDEGQSLENEFQLRIGNIRQYMNEALALDPERVQAIKDRLQTAIAELKVNVDENRFEQELIYYLEKLDITEEKVRLTNHLDYFLETINGTEANGRKLGFITQEMGREINTMGSKSNHAQMQKLVVQMKDELEKIKEQVLNVL; encoded by the coding sequence CAGGCTTTGGTAAAGCCACTTTGCAATTACCATCCAAAAAAATTACAGTAGAAGTAAAATCTTTAAACAGTAAAGGTTTAGATTTAAATGTACGAATGCCTTCTGTATATCGTGAAATGGAACTGGGTTTACGCAACCAAATAGCCCTGAAACTAGAAAGAGGTAAAGTAGATTTTTCTATTTTTATCGAAAGTACCGCAGAACAAACTTCAACCAAGGTTAATGTGCCTATCGTAAAAGCGTACATTAATCAATTGAGGGAAGTATATGCAGATGCAGATGAAACCGAATTGATGAAAATGGCCGTGCGTATGCCCGACACCATGAAAATAGAACGCGATGAAATCGACGAAAATGACTGGATTCAAATCCAAACCGTAATCGAAGAAGCGTTGCAAAACATACTGACTTTCAGAAAAGACGAAGGGCAATCGTTGGAAAATGAATTTCAATTGCGTATCGGAAATATTCGTCAATATATGAATGAAGCTTTGGCTCTAGATCCAGAGCGTGTTCAAGCCATAAAAGACCGTTTGCAAACTGCCATTGCTGAATTGAAAGTCAATGTGGACGAAAATCGTTTTGAGCAGGAATTGATTTATTACCTAGAGAAATTGGATATTACCGAAGAAAAAGTGCGTTTGACCAACCATTTGGATTATTTCCTGGAAACCATCAATGGAACGGAAGCCAACGGTAGAAAATTAGGTTTCATCACCCAAGAAATGGGTCGTGAAATCAATACTATGGGATCGAAATCGAATCATGCACAAATGCAAAAATTAGTGGTTCAGATGAAAGACGAATTGGAAAAAATTAAGGAACAGGTATTGAATGTTTTATAA
- the gmk gene encoding guanylate kinase: MKKGKLIVFSAPSGSGKTTIVRHLLGKEDLNLEFSISVATREARGEEVNGKDYYFMSLEEFKKHIKAEDFVEWEEVYRDNFYGTLKSEVERIWAKGKNVIFDIDVAGGLRIKHKFPEETLAVFVKPPSVDELKRRLKERSTESEDKINMRIAKASVELATAPQFDVIIKNYDLPVALEEAYQLVKDFVKE; the protein is encoded by the coding sequence ATGAAAAAAGGAAAATTAATCGTATTCTCGGCACCATCGGGATCAGGAAAAACTACCATTGTTAGACACTTATTAGGAAAAGAAGATTTGAATTTAGAATTTTCCATCTCGGTAGCTACTCGTGAAGCGCGTGGCGAAGAAGTAAATGGAAAAGATTATTATTTCATGTCTTTGGAAGAGTTTAAAAAACACATCAAAGCAGAAGATTTTGTAGAATGGGAAGAAGTTTATAGAGATAATTTTTATGGTACTCTAAAAAGTGAAGTAGAACGCATTTGGGCCAAAGGAAAAAATGTCATTTTTGATATTGACGTTGCAGGCGGATTGCGTATCAAACATAAATTCCCTGAAGAAACTTTGGCTGTTTTTGTAAAACCACCAAGCGTAGACGAACTCAAAAGAAGACTAAAAGAACGCTCCACCGAAAGCGAAGACAAAATCAATATGCGAATCGCAAAAGCTTCTGTAGAACTCGCTACCGCTCCTCAATTTGATGTGATTATCAAAAACTACGATTTGCCTGTAGCTCTAGAAGAAGCCTATCAATTGGTAAAGGATTTTGTAAAAGAATAG
- a CDS encoding site-specific integrase gives MKANVILQKKNKNDEFGFLYILYSDGNKRKKVSLKHKMLVAHFDKTFIKDMNNFSAKLSGWKELNNKINTLIDDTAIFDIKEYTITTSYLTYFQKYIDKKLTKQNSKNNFNTSLKQFKTYLTSINKDDILFTDLTNTILNNYRTYLQKKGRTNTTIKTYLTAMMCVFNKAIDDYDNKIFISDKDIFRNIKKGLKSDIKVKRVLTDTDISILKRIKRTEYKYEDRLLYDGMLDDFGTRIELTNTQKETYKEINNNVLFYVSRMFLFSLFSNGMRFSDMFLIRLENLTENTIEYTTLKNKKGMKILINVHINRVICDILGLENYHKRLKTERLKGYLDNELTYKELQELIKNEIKYKLDKTDTTLITYKGYSHIDVSNKELVKWIDRIYLMSLEIDRRANILLHNEIKKMNKKDFLFKKFINADIFNDFKKETGFTELQNKKYKTLMAKYDRQLTSIGKKYKLSHEKLSSHNARHSFTNIVLTMDNINLLDVSKLLGHSNLSTTQAYISSGFEFEKHKEINDEFSKRFVNRY, from the coding sequence ATGAAAGCGAATGTGATATTACAAAAAAAGAATAAAAATGATGAGTTTGGTTTTCTATACATACTTTATTCAGATGGTAATAAAAGAAAGAAAGTTTCATTAAAGCATAAGATGTTAGTAGCACATTTTGATAAGACATTTATAAAGGATATGAATAACTTCAGTGCTAAATTATCTGGTTGGAAAGAACTAAATAATAAAATTAATACGTTAATAGATGATACTGCAATTTTTGATATTAAAGAATACACTATAACTACATCATATCTAACATATTTTCAAAAGTATATTGATAAAAAATTAACTAAACAAAATAGTAAGAATAACTTTAACACAAGTCTTAAACAATTCAAGACTTATCTAACTTCTATTAATAAAGATGATATTTTATTTACTGACTTAACAAACACTATATTAAACAATTACAGGACATATTTACAAAAAAAGGGTAGAACAAACACAACTATTAAAACATATTTAACAGCGATGATGTGCGTTTTCAATAAGGCTATTGATGATTATGATAATAAAATCTTTATAAGTGATAAAGATATTTTTAGAAATATAAAAAAGGGATTAAAAAGTGATATTAAAGTGAAGCGTGTTTTAACTGATACTGATATATCTATACTAAAAAGAATAAAAAGGACAGAATATAAATACGAGGATAGATTGTTGTATGATGGTATGTTAGATGATTTTGGAACTCGTATAGAATTAACCAATACTCAAAAAGAAACTTATAAAGAAATTAATAATAATGTTTTATTCTATGTGTCAAGGATGTTTTTATTTAGTTTATTTTCCAATGGTATGCGTTTTAGTGATATGTTTTTAATAAGATTAGAAAATCTTACTGAAAATACAATTGAATACACTACATTGAAGAACAAAAAAGGTATGAAAATACTAATTAATGTCCATATAAACAGAGTTATATGTGATATATTAGGATTAGAAAATTATCATAAACGATTAAAGACTGAGAGATTAAAAGGTTATTTAGATAATGAATTAACCTATAAAGAATTACAAGAATTGATTAAAAATGAGATTAAATATAAACTGGATAAAACTGATACAACTTTAATTACTTATAAAGGATATAGTCATATTGATGTTAGCAATAAAGAATTAGTTAAGTGGATAGATAGGATATATCTAATGAGTTTAGAAATTGATAGACGAGCGAATATATTGTTACATAATGAAATTAAAAAAATGAATAAAAAGGATTTTTTATTCAAAAAGTTTATAAATGCAGATATTTTTAATGATTTTAAGAAAGAAACTGGTTTTACTGAATTACAGAATAAGAAATACAAAACTTTAATGGCTAAATATGATAGACAATTGACTTCTATTGGTAAAAAATATAAATTATCGCACGAAAAATTAAGTTCTCATAACGCTCGTCATTCATTTACTAACATCGTTCTAACTATGGATAATATAAACTTATTAGATGTATCAAAACTTTTAGGACACAGCAACTTATCTACAACACAAGCATATATTAGTTCAGGATTTGAATTTGAAAAACATAAGGAAATTAATGACGAGTTTAGTAAAAGATTTGTTAATAGATATTAA
- the pheS gene encoding phenylalanine--tRNA ligase subunit alpha produces MIDKIKEYIGEAQAFSTQNPAELETFRIKFLGTKGLLKDLFAEFKNVPNDQKKEFGQVINLLKTSAEDKVKSIQEALASKEEIKGFYGDLTRTAEPSIIGSRHPISLVKNQIIDIFSNIGFNVSEGPEIEDDWHNFTALNLPEYHPARDMQDTFFIQTNPDILLRTHTSSVQVRYMENNKPPIRTISPGRVFRNEAVSSRSHCIFHQVEGLYIDKDVSFADLKQTLLYFTKEMFGKSKIRLRPSYFPFTEPSAEVDIYWGLKTETDYRITKGTGWLEIMGCGMVDPNVLKNCDINPDEYNGFAFGMGIERIAMLLYQIGDIRMFYENDVRFLEQFKSSI; encoded by the coding sequence ATGATAGATAAGATAAAAGAATATATTGGTGAAGCACAGGCATTCTCCACACAAAATCCAGCAGAACTAGAAACATTTAGAATTAAATTCTTGGGAACAAAAGGACTGTTGAAAGACCTTTTTGCCGAATTCAAAAATGTACCCAACGACCAGAAAAAGGAATTTGGGCAAGTAATCAATCTGCTTAAAACTTCTGCCGAGGACAAAGTAAAATCCATTCAGGAAGCTTTAGCCAGCAAGGAAGAAATAAAAGGATTTTATGGTGATTTGACCCGTACGGCCGAACCTTCCATTATTGGTTCCCGCCACCCTATTTCATTGGTAAAAAACCAAATTATAGATATCTTTTCAAACATAGGGTTCAATGTTTCCGAAGGTCCGGAAATTGAGGATGATTGGCATAATTTTACGGCGTTAAACTTGCCAGAATACCACCCGGCACGTGATATGCAGGATACTTTTTTCATACAAACCAACCCGGATATTTTGTTGCGTACGCATACTTCATCTGTGCAGGTGCGTTATATGGAGAACAACAAACCGCCAATTCGTACTATTTCTCCGGGAAGGGTTTTCCGTAACGAGGCCGTTTCTTCGCGATCACACTGTATCTTTCATCAAGTAGAAGGATTGTATATTGACAAAGACGTGTCTTTTGCCGACTTGAAGCAAACCCTTTTGTATTTCACCAAAGAGATGTTTGGAAAATCAAAAATTCGTTTACGTCCTTCTTATTTTCCATTTACCGAACCAAGTGCCGAAGTTGATATTTATTGGGGTCTAAAAACCGAAACCGATTACCGTATCACCAAAGGAACCGGTTGGCTAGAAATTATGGGATGCGGTATGGTTGATCCAAACGTACTTAAAAACTGTGACATCAACCCAGACGAATACAATGGTTTTGCATTTGGAATGGGAATCGAGCGTATCGCGATGTTATTGTATCAAATTGGTGACATCCGTATGTTTTATGAAAATGATGTCCGTTTCCTAGAGCAATTTAAATCAAGTATATAA